A genomic window from Glycine soja cultivar W05 chromosome 10, ASM419377v2, whole genome shotgun sequence includes:
- the LOC114371408 gene encoding probable transcription factor At5g28040, with the protein MVQRGFVAFLEIGLIEEKKPPPPLDDSQRLFQLLWIDEDEIELLQGFLDYTSQRGFLHHNDIALFYDQIKSKLQLDFNKNQLVEKIRRLKKKYRNIRNKICFGKEFSFNSAHNQATFEILCKIWSNVTPIGDNSLDDYEINPNRSPNPNLNFSPVILKNETIFRNSTEKKTLKRSRPRSAVKIEPNELSAK; encoded by the exons ATGGTACAACGCGGTTTCGTCGCGTTCCTTGAAATTGGG CTAATCGAGGAGAAAAAGCCTCCGCCGCCGCTGGATGACTCGCAACGGCTGTTTCAGCTGCTGTGGATCGACGAGGACGAGATCGAGCTCTTGCAAGGGTTCCTCGACTACACATCGCAGCGAGGATTCTTGCACCACAACGACATTGCTTTGTTCTATGACCAAATCAAGTCGAAGCTCCAACTCGATTTCAACAAGAATCAGCTCGTGGAGAAGATCCGAAGGCTGAAGAAGAAGTACCGGAACATCCGTAACAAGATTTGCTTCGGCAAGGAATTCTCCTTCAATAGCGCTCACAATCAAGCCACCTTCGAAATCTTGTGCAAGATCTGGAGCAACGTGACTCCAATCGGCGACAATTCATTGGATGACTATGAAATCAACCCCAACCGTAGCCCCAACCCTAACCTTAATTTTAGCCCTGTAATTCTTAAGAATGAAACGATTTTCAGGAATTCCACGGAGAAGAAAACACTGAAACGCTCTCGGCCTCGATCGGCGGTGAAAATCGAGCCAAATGAATTGAGTGCAAAATGA
- the LOC114370780 gene encoding probable serine/threonine-protein kinase DDB_G0286841 has protein sequence MTNYQKSASNNLIRRSICSVSFHRDIKGANILVDPNGEIKLTDFGMAKHEHKTKRVKVQKRILGKRLNRSTQNELLQVQKWSNMKFLNTLEEVPLPQLYLSDTGTKTKGISLRRYVLPARLTKLVDLLTRRWSLSLKFAIHL, from the exons ATGACCAATTATCAAAAGAGTGCCTCAAACAACTTAATCAg GAGATCCATTTGCTCAGTCAGCTTTCACAGGGATATCAAAGGGGCTAACATTCTAGTTGATCCTAATGGTGAAATCAAGCTGACAGACTTTGGAATGGCTAAACAT GAACATAAGACTAAGAGGGTCAAAGTTCAAAAGCGTATTCTGGGAAAAAGACTCAATAGGAGCACACAAAA TGAATTGCTTCAAGTCCAAAAATGGAGCAATATGAAATTCTTGAACACATTGGAAGAGGTTCCTTTGCCTCAGCTCTACTTATCAGACACAGGCACGAAAACAAAAG GTATATCCTTAAGAAGATACGTCTTGCCCGCCAGACTGACAAAACTAGTAGATCTGCTCACCAGGAG ATGGAGCTTATCTTTAAAGTTCGCAATCCATTTATAG
- the LOC114369424 gene encoding xylulose 5-phosphate/phosphate translocator, chloroplastic-like — MLSSNVIPSSSPVTSSKPNHHFFINASPNLKPNPLRRFEAQHRATPLKSFKLSFIPTSQIQPSIAKLGSFSRFLSHPFELSSKPRYEIVKAASEANPEGENVTPTDPKSKNLKLGLVFGLWYFQNIVFNIYNKKVLNIFPFPWLLASFQLFVGSIWMLVLWSLKLQPCPKISKPFIIALLGPALFHTIGHISACVSFSKVAVSFTHVIKSAEPVFSVIFSSVLGDKYPTQVWLSIIPIVLGCSLAAVTEVSFNVQGLWCALISNVGFVLRNIYSKRSLENFKEVDGLNLYGWITILSLLYLFPVAIFVEGSQWIPGYYKAIEAIGKASTFYTWVLVSGVFYHLYNQSSYQALDEISPLTFSVGNTMKRVVVIVSSVLVFRNPVRPLNGLGSAIAILGTFLYSQATSKKKAQKIEDEKTS, encoded by the coding sequence atgctaTCTTCAAATGTTATTCCATCATCATCCCCTGTCACTTCCTCCAAACCCAATCATCATTTCTTCATCAATGCATCTCCCAATCTCAAACCCAACCCTCTCAGAAGATTTGAGGCCCAACACAGAGCCACTCCTCTCAAAAGTTTCAAACTTTCCTTTATTCCAACGTCTCAGATCCAACCTTCAATCGCAAAGTTAGGCTCTTTCAGCAGATTTCTCTCACACCCTTTTGAGCTCTCATCAAAACCCAGATACGAAATCGTTAAAGCTGCGTCAGAAGCCAATCCTGAAGGAGAAAATGTAACCCCCACTGACCCCAAATCTAAGAATCTCAAACTTGGTCTTGTGTTTGGGCTATGGTACTTCCAAAACATTGTGTTCAACATTTACAACAAGAAAGTGTTGAACATATTCCCTTTCCCATGGCTTCTTGCATCTTTTCAGCTCTTTGTTGGGTCCATTTGGATGCTGGTACTTTGGTCCTTGAAGCTCCAACCTTGTCCAAAAATCTCAAAACCCTTCATCATTGCTCTCCTTGGACCTGCTTTGTTCCACACAATAGGACACATATCAGCCTGTGTTTCGTTCTCCAAGGTTGCTGTTTCCTTCACACATGTCATCAAATCTGCTGAACCAGTTTTCTCTGTCATATTTTCTTCAGTCCTTGGTGATAAGTACCCCACTCAGGTTTGGCTCTCAATTATTCCCATTGTGCTTGGTTGTTCTTTGGCTGCTGTTACTGAGGTGTCTTTCAATGTACAAGGATTGTGGTGTGCCCTTATTAGCAATGTTGGTTTTGTGTTGAGGAACATCTACTCTAAAAGAAGTTTAGAGAATTTCAAGGAAGTTGATGGATTGAACTTGTATGGATGGATTACTATACTTTCATTGCTTTATCTGTTTCCAGTGGCTATTTTTGTAGAAGGGTCTCAGTGGATCCCAGGGTATTACAAGGCAATTGAAGCCATAGGTAAAGCATCCACATTTTATACTTGGGTGTTGGTGTCTGGGGTGTTCTACCATCTTTATAACCAATCATCTTACCAAGCACTGGATGAGATTAGCCCATTGACTTTCTCTGTGGGGAACACAATGAAAAGAGTGGTGGTGATTGTGTCTTCAGTTTTGGTGTTCAGGAATCCGGTTCGGCCTCTTAACGGCCTTGGATCCGCCATTGCAATTCTTGGGACTTTCCTGTATTCTCAGGCAACATCCAAAAAGAAAGCACAGAAAATTGAAGATGAAAAGACTAGTTAG